The following are from one region of the Camarhynchus parvulus chromosome 3, STF_HiC, whole genome shotgun sequence genome:
- the POLR3F gene encoding DNA-directed RNA polymerase III subunit RPC6, protein MAEVKVKPEVPDPMDIESRILELCQQFPHGITDQVIQNDMPHMEAQQRAVAINRLLSMGQLDLLRSSAGLLYRIKDSQNASKMKGSDNQEKLVYQIIEDAGNKGIWSRDIRYKSNLPLTEINKILKNLESKKLIKAVKSVAASKKKVYMLYNLQPDRSVTGGAWYSDQDFESEFVEVLNQQCFKFLQSKAEAARDSKQNPMIQRNSSFASSHEVWKYICELGISKVELSMEDIETILNTLIYDGKVEMTIIAAKEGTVGSVDGQMRLYRAVSPLIQPTGLVRTPCGLCPVFDDCHEGGEISPSNCIYMTEWLEF, encoded by the exons ATGGCGGAGGTGAAGGTGAAGCCGGAGGTGCCTGACCCCATGGACATCGAGAGCAG gatccttgagctgtgccagcagttCCCCCATGGCATCACGGACCAGGTGATCCAGAATGACATGCCTCACATGGAagcccagcagagagctgtggccATCAACAGGCTGCTCTCCATG GGGCAGCTGGACCTTCTGAGGAGCAGTGCAGGTCTCCTGTACAGGATCAAAGATTCCCAAAATGCAAG TAAAATGAAAGGTTCTGACAATCAAGAGAAGCTGGTTTACCAAATCATAGAGGATGCAGGCAACAAAG GTATTTGGAGCAGGGACATTCGGTACAAAAGCAATCTGCCTTTAACAGAGATCAACAAGATACTGAAAAACTTGGaaagcaagaaattaattaaagcaGTTAAATCTGTGGCA GCATCCAAGAAGAAGGTCTACATGCTGTACAACCTGCAGCCCGACCGCTCCGTCACTGGAGGGGCCTGGTACAGTGACCAGGACTTCGAGTCTGAGTTTGTGGAGGTGTTAAATCAACAGTGCTTTAAGTTTCTGCAGAGCAAG gcagaggcagctcgAGACAGCAAACAGAACCCCATGATACAGAGGAACAGCTCGTTTGCCTCATCCCACGAGGTGTGGAAATACATCTGTGAGCTGGGCATCAGTAAG GTAGAGTTGTCAATGGAAGACATTGAGACCATTTTGAACACTCTGATCTATGATGGCAAAGTGGAGATGACCATTATTGCTGCCAAGGAGGGGACAGTGGGCAGCGTGGATGGGCAGATGAGGCTGTACAGAGCTGTCAGTCCTCTCATCCAGCCCACTGGATTGGTCAGGACACCCTGTGGACTCTGCCCT GTTTTTGATGATTGTCATGAAGGTGGTGAGATTTCTCCATCAAACTGTATTTATATGACAGAGTGGTTGGAGTTTTAA
- the SEC23B gene encoding protein transport protein Sec23B yields the protein MATYLEFIQQNEERDGVRFSWNVWPSSRLEATRMVVPLACLLTPLKERLDLPPVQYEPVLCSRPTCKAVLNPLCQVDYRAKLWACNFCFQRNQFPPAYAGISEVNQPAELMPQFSTIEYIVQRGPQTPLIFLYVVDTCLEEEDLQALKESLQMSLSLLPPDALVGLITFGRMVQVHELSCEGISKSYVFRGTKDLTAKQIQDMLGLSRPAVPMQQGRPVQTPEQPVISSRFLQPVHKIDMNLTDLLGELQRDPWPVTQGKRPLRSTGVALSIAVGLLEGTFPNTGARIMLFTGGPPTQGPGMVVGDELKTPIRSWHDIEKDNARFMKKATKHYETLANRSAANGHCIDIYACALDQTGLLEMKCCANLTGGHMVMGDSFNTSLFKQTFQRVFSKGYNGEFRMAFGANLDVKTSRELKIAGAIGPCISLNAKGPCVSENELGIGGTSQWKICSLDPSTTLAIYFEVVNQHNAPIPQGGRGAVQFVTHYQHSSTQKRIRVTTIARNWADAQTQLQHIEAAFDQEAAAVLMARLGVYRAESEEGPDVLRWLDRQLIRLCQKFGQYNKDDPNSFRLSESFSLYPQFIFHLRRSPFLQVFNNSPDESSYYRHHFARQDLTQSLIMIQPILYAYSFHGPPEPVLLDSSSILPDRILLMDTFFQIVIYLGETIAQWQKAGYQDMPEYENFKHLLQAPLDDAQEILQTRFPMPRYIHTEHGGSQARFLLSKVNPSQTHNNLYAWGQESGAPILTDDVSLQVFMDHLKKLAVSSAS from the exons ATGGCGACGTACCTGGAGTTCATCCAGCAGAACGAGGAGCGCGACGGAGTGCGCTTCAGCTGGAACGTGTGGCCCTCCAGCAGGCTGGAGGCCACCAGGATGGTTGTGCCCCTGGCCTGTCTCCTGACCCCGCTGAAGGAGCGCCTGGACCTGCCCCCCGTGCAGTATGAACCAGTGCTTTGCAGCAGGCCCACCTGCAAAGCTGTGCTCAACCCTCTCTG CCAGGTTGACTATCGGGCCAAGCTTTGGGCTTGtaacttctgttttcagagaaaCCAG TTCCCCCCAGCATATGCTGGTATTTCTGAAGTCAATCAGCCAGCAGAGCTTATGCCTCAGTTTTCAACAATTGAATACATAGTGCAG CGAGGTCCGCAGACGCCGTTGATCTTCCTGTATGTTGTGGACACGTgcttggaggaggaggatttgCAGGCCCTGAAGGAGTCCCTGCAGATGTCCCTGAGCCTGCTGCCTCCTGATGCCCTGGTGGGGCTCATCACTTTTGGCCGGATGGTCCAGGTTCACGAGCTGAGCTGTGAAGGGATTTCCAAGAGCTACGTGTTCCGGGGCACCAAGGACCTGACAGCCAAGCAAATCCAG GATATGCTTGGGCTTTCGAGGCCAGCTGTCCCCATGCAACAGGGAAGACCTGTTCAAACTCCAGAGCAGCCTGTTATTTCCAGCAG gttcctgcagcctgtgcataAGATTGACATGAATTTAACAGATCTGcttggagagctgcagagggacccATGGCCAGTGACCCAGGGAAAGAGACCCTTGCGTTCTACTGGAGTGGCTCTTTCCATTGCAGTTGGCTTATTGGAG ggcACATTTCCAAACACAGGGGCCAGAATTATGCTATTCACAGGTGGGCCACCAACACAGGGGCCAGGCATGGTGGTGGGAGATGAACTGAAAACACCCATCCGTTCCTGGCATGACATTGAGAAGGACAATGCAAGGTTCATGAAGAAGGCCACCAAA CACTACGAGACCCTGGCCAACCGCTCTGCGGCCAACGGGCACTGCATCGACATCTACGCCTGTGCCCTGGACCAgacagggctgctggagatgaAGTGCTGTGCAAACCTCACTGG aggACACATGGTGATGGGAGACTCCTTCAACACTTCTCTCTTCAAGCAGACCTTCCAGAGGGTATTTAGCAAAGGCTACAATGGGGAATTTCGGATGGCTTTTGGTGCAAATCTGGATGTGAAG ACCTCCAGGGAGCTGAAAATTGCAGGAGCCATTGGACCATGCATATCCCTGAATGCTAAAGGGCCATGTGTGTCTGAAAAT GAACTTGGAATTGGAGGGACATCTCAATGGAAAATCTGTAGTCTGGATCCCAGTACAACTCTGGCCATTTACTTTGAAGTGGTAAATCAG CACAATGCACCCATCCctcagggaggcagaggggcagTGCAGTTTGTCACCCACTATCAACACTCCAGCACCCAGAAGCGCATTCGTGTCACCACCATAGCCAGGAA ctgggcagatgCACAGACTCAGCTCCAGCACATCGAGGCCGCGTTTGaccaggaggcagctgctgtgctgatggCACGGCTGGGAGTGTACAGGGCTGAGTCTGAGGAGGGACCTGATGTTCTGCGTTGGCTGGACAGGCAGCTCATCAGGCTG TGTCAGAAATTTGGACAATACAACAAAGATGATCCCAACTCCTTTAGGCTGTCAGAATCATTTTCTTTGTATCCTCAG TTCATCTTCCACCTGCGCCGCTCCCCATTCCTGCAGGTCTTCAATAACAGCCCGGATGAATCTTCCTATTATCGGCACCACTTTGCCAGGCAGGACCTGACCCAGTCCCTCATTATGATCCAGCCCATCCTTTATGCCTATTCTTTCCATGGGCCTCCTGAG CCAGTGCTTTTGGACAGCAGCAGTATTCTTCCTGACAGAATCCTACTGATGGATACTTTCTTCCAGATAGTTATCTACCTTGGTGAG ACTATTGCCCAGTGGCAGAAAGCTGGATACCAAGACATGCCTGAATATGAAAACTTTAAGCATCTCCTGCAAGCCCCACTGGATGATGCCCAGGAAATCCTGCAGACTAGATTCCCAATGCCACGTTACATCCACACTGAGCACGGGGGCAGTCAG GCCCGGTTCCTCCTGTCTAAAGTGAATCCTTCTCAGACCCACAATAACCTCTATGCCTGGGGCCAG gAATCAGGTGCTCCAATCCTGACAGATGATGTGAGTCTCCAGGTGTTCATGGACCACCTGAAAAAGCTGGCAGTTTCTAGTGCATCGTGA
- the SMIM26 gene encoding small integral membrane protein 26, whose product MKPARAAVWNARAALVYSLGAWTTLGALIYYGRLEKGSTGTENENDPEAKQPRKEVHTKEYPFGLTVRTEITYKEVQPPLTRLLRRVVSFFVPDDGPPSEK is encoded by the exons ATGAAGCCGGCGCGCGCCGCCGTGTGGAACGCCAGGGCCGCGCTGGTCTATTCGCTGGGCGCCTGGACCACGCTGGGCGCCCTCATCTACTACGGCCGCCTGGAGAAAGGCAGCACCGGCACCG AGAATGAAAATGATCCTGAGGCAAAACAACCCCGCAAGGAAGTACACACTAAGGAATATCCTTTTGGATTGACAGTGAGAACAGAAATAACATACAAAGAGGTTCAGCCTCCTCTTACTCGGCTGCTCAGGCGTGTGGTGTCATTCTTTGTTCCTGATGACGGCCCTCCTTCTGAGAAGTGA